In Aegilops tauschii subsp. strangulata cultivar AL8/78 chromosome 3, Aet v6.0, whole genome shotgun sequence, one genomic interval encodes:
- the LOC109739504 gene encoding uncharacterized protein, which yields MATIWWPDLPPELLGAVLSRLPSYLEHVRLRAVCGSWRSSARTQQPSPLLPWAGLRSGAFLDLAEGALDRLPVPEADVVRRVSTGRLLFLVRRDGRCFLMDPHSGDATPQHIEPEYLCASLQFSDFLLVHPRSSGDTTAPQQITHLVADSIRKVVVSDDLVAVLIRRLHTSNNVGIYTRGGTMRMAWAPPPEFPGRAVDMALFKGKLYVLASEVQRRSYELHALDMATGESVQCIPSSTPPTRADEGYNRVREVRFYLVPSGDRLLMVEHTIDHMTYQQTYLPSQFEVFEAADLELGDGHGRWREVDTLMGRALFVSQGCSESPPASGIGAREDCIYFMSERERLGPMARDATMTELESGVYNMREGMIITPLPPLETATEASVDGPWSPTWLFPPAI from the coding sequence ATGGCGACGATCTGGTGGCCGGACCTCCCGCCCGAGCTGTTGGGCGCCGTGCTCTCGCGCTTGCCGTCCTACCTCGAGCACGTCCGCCTCCGGGCCGTGTGCGGCTCCTGGCGCTCCAGCGCGCGGACGCAGCAGCCGTCGCCGCTGCTCCCGTGGGCCGGACTCCGCAGCGGCGCCTTCCTCGACCTGGCCGAGGGTGCGCTTGACCGTCTGCCCGTCCCAGAAGCCGACGTCGTCCGCCGGGTCTCCACAGGCCGTCTGCTGTTCCTGGTGCGCCGCGACGGCCGGTGCTTCCTGATGGACCCTCACTCCGGCGACGCCACCCCTCAGCACATCGAGCCCGAGTACCTCTGTGCCAGCCTCCAGTTCAGCGACTTCTTACTGGTGCACCCCCGCTCCTCCGGGGACACGACTGCCCCTCAACAGATCACCCATCTTGTCGCCGATAGCATCCGCAAGGTCGTCGTGTCCGATGACCTCGTCGCCGTTCTCATCAGGCGTTTGCACACGAGCAATAACGTCGGCATCTATACTCGTGGCGGAACAATGCGCATGGCGTGGGCGCCTCCTCCTGAGTTCCCCGGACGCGCCGTCGACATGGCGCTCTTCAAAGGGAAGCTCTACGTGCTCGCGTCAGAAGTGCAGCGCCGGAGCTACGAGCTCCACGCCCTGGACATGGCCACCGGAGAATCCGTCCAATGCATACCTAGCAGCACGCCGCCAACAAGAGCCGATGAGGGCTACAACCGCGTACGCGAGGTCCGCTTCTACCTGGTCCCCTCCGGCGACCGCCTACTCATGGTCGAACACACAATTGACCACATGACGTATCAACAGACGTATTTGCCGTCTCAGTTTGAGGTCTTCGAGGCGGCCGACCTGGAGCTGGGCGACGGCCATGGACGGTGGAGGGAGGTTGATACGCTCATGGGACGCGCCCTCTTCGTCAGCCAGGGATGCTCCGAGTCACCCCCGGCCAGCGGCATCGGGGCTAGAGAAGATTGCATCTACTTTATGAGCGAGCGTGAAAGGCTCGGCCCAATGGCCAGGGACGCTACCATGACGGAGCTCGAATCGGGGGTGTACAACATGAGAGAAGGGATGATAATAACGCCGTTGCCACCGTTGGAGACGGCGACGGAAGCGTCGGTGGACGGTCCATGGTCTCCCACTTGGCTTTTCCCACCGGCGATTTGA